One Roseomonas sp. OT10 DNA window includes the following coding sequences:
- a CDS encoding ABC transporter ATP-binding protein, whose protein sequence is MQPAIQAESLTKRYGDDPEAPPAVENLSFSLPRGATWGLLGGNGAGKSTTIAMLLGLLLPSAGRVTVLGHDMARDRFRALARMNFSSPYVALPSRLSVRENLMVYAHLYDVRQADRRIAALSEELALGEFLDRPAGQLSAGQKTRAALAKSLLNRPDLLLLDEPTASLDPDTADWVRGMLERYRQESGCAILLASHNMAEVERLCGRVLMLKRGRLVDEGSPEELLRRYGRDDLEEVFLDIARDRVREEV, encoded by the coding sequence ATGCAGCCCGCGATCCAGGCCGAATCCCTGACCAAGCGCTACGGCGACGACCCGGAGGCGCCACCGGCGGTGGAGAACCTGTCCTTCTCCCTGCCGCGCGGGGCCACCTGGGGGCTCCTGGGCGGCAATGGCGCGGGCAAGAGCACGACCATCGCCATGCTGCTCGGCCTGCTGCTGCCGAGCGCCGGGCGGGTCACGGTGCTGGGGCACGACATGGCGCGCGACCGCTTCCGGGCGCTGGCGCGGATGAACTTCTCCTCTCCCTACGTCGCCCTGCCCTCGCGGCTGAGCGTGCGGGAGAACCTGATGGTCTATGCCCATCTCTACGACGTGCGGCAGGCGGACCGGCGCATCGCGGCGCTGAGCGAGGAGCTGGCGCTGGGCGAGTTCCTGGACCGGCCGGCCGGGCAGCTCTCCGCCGGGCAGAAGACCCGCGCGGCGCTGGCCAAGTCGCTGCTGAACCGCCCCGACCTGCTGCTGCTGGACGAGCCGACGGCGAGCCTCGACCCCGACACCGCCGACTGGGTGCGCGGCATGCTGGAGCGCTACCGGCAGGAGAGCGGCTGCGCCATCCTGCTGGCGAGCCACAACATGGCGGAGGTCGAGCGGCTCTGCGGCCGCGTCCTGATGCTCAAGCGCGGGCGGCTGGTGGACGAGGGCAGCCCGGAGGAGCTGCTGCGCCGCTACGGCCGCGACGACCTGGAGGAGGTGTTCCTCGACATCGCCCGCGACCGCGTGCGGGAGGAGGTGTGA
- a CDS encoding ABC transporter permease, with protein sequence MPAGLPASLRRVWGLVYRHLALFRRSWPRLLELMYFPVLQMLIWGFMTAWIAGAGAGRLPQAGAGGLAVAAAGALLGGVLLWEVALRSQMGFAISFLEEIWSRNLGHLFVSPLRPRELVGALMVVSLLRMLIGVLPAMLLAWLLYGFGLWRLGPVVVLFFAALMVLGWAVALGVTAMVLRHGAGAESLAWSLMFGLAPFAAVFYPVAALPGWVQPFSLALPATHVFEGMRAALLEGRIAWGHLGAAFALDALWLAAMAAVFLAEFRRARRTGALLNVGE encoded by the coding sequence ATGCCCGCCGGGCTCCCCGCCTCCCTGCGCCGCGTCTGGGGGCTGGTCTACCGCCACCTCGCGCTGTTCCGCCGATCCTGGCCGCGCCTGCTGGAGCTGATGTACTTCCCCGTGCTGCAGATGCTGATCTGGGGCTTCATGACCGCCTGGATCGCGGGCGCCGGGGCGGGGCGGCTGCCGCAGGCCGGGGCGGGCGGGCTGGCCGTCGCCGCCGCCGGGGCGCTGCTGGGCGGCGTGCTGCTGTGGGAGGTGGCGCTGCGCAGCCAGATGGGCTTCGCCATCTCCTTCCTGGAGGAGATCTGGTCGCGCAACCTCGGCCACCTCTTCGTCTCGCCGCTGCGCCCGCGCGAGCTGGTGGGGGCGCTGATGGTGGTGAGCCTGCTGCGCATGCTGATCGGCGTGCTGCCGGCGATGCTGCTGGCCTGGCTGCTCTACGGCTTCGGCCTCTGGCGGCTCGGGCCGGTGGTCGTGCTGTTCTTCGCCGCCCTGATGGTGCTGGGCTGGGCGGTGGCGCTGGGGGTGACGGCGATGGTCCTGCGTCACGGCGCGGGGGCGGAGAGCCTGGCCTGGTCGCTGATGTTCGGGCTCGCCCCCTTCGCCGCGGTCTTCTATCCCGTCGCCGCCCTGCCCGGCTGGGTGCAGCCCTTCTCCCTGGCGCTGCCGGCGACCCATGTCTTCGAGGGCATGCGCGCCGCGCTGCTGGAAGGGCGCATCGCCTGGGGGCATCTGGGCGCGGCCTTCGCCCTGGACGCGCTGTGGCTGGCGGCGATGGCCGCCGTCTTCCTGGCGGAGTTCCGCCGCGCCCGCCGCACCGGCGCGCTGCTCAACGTCGGGGAGTAG
- a CDS encoding MFS transporter, whose translation MVTDTSPAPSSDTRAPDRRWTPRLATSLVFLVAGLGFGGWAVNIPLLKAGLGLTDATLGVALLGVAGGAILAMPLAGHLAGKVGAARLILLCGLGFAAVMAALPHAPTLWAFVPLVTLLGMGFGSVDVAMNTHAALIERHWGAAIMSSFHAAFSLGGLAGAALGGALLAAGADAALCLGVLAALSAVGLLLAVPFLGHPTPPPGEAAEAGHGFVLPDRAMLGLGILALLAFFTEGAVADWSALYLIGNGASDAAAAGGFAAFSLAMTLGRLTGDAVVRRLGGERALRWGGTLAAAGLLLALAVPRLEAGMTGLALVGLGLSNAAPVLFTAAGRAGGATPGRGVAAVATLGYAGMLAGPPLIGFLAQGASLRVALLLLALAPALIALRAVAAREQPT comes from the coding sequence ATGGTGACCGACACGTCTCCCGCTCCCTCCTCCGATACGCGCGCCCCCGACCGGCGCTGGACCCCGCGCCTGGCGACCTCCCTCGTCTTCCTGGTCGCCGGGCTGGGCTTCGGCGGCTGGGCGGTGAACATCCCCCTCCTCAAGGCCGGGCTCGGCCTGACAGATGCGACCCTGGGCGTGGCGCTGCTCGGCGTGGCCGGCGGCGCCATCCTGGCCATGCCGCTGGCCGGGCACCTGGCGGGGAAGGTCGGCGCGGCGCGGCTGATCTTGCTCTGTGGCCTGGGCTTCGCCGCCGTGATGGCGGCGCTGCCGCACGCCCCCACGCTCTGGGCCTTCGTGCCGCTGGTGACGCTGCTGGGCATGGGCTTCGGCAGCGTGGACGTGGCGATGAACACCCACGCCGCCCTGATCGAGCGGCACTGGGGCGCGGCCATCATGTCCTCCTTCCACGCCGCCTTCTCGCTGGGCGGGCTGGCCGGGGCGGCGCTGGGCGGCGCCCTGCTGGCGGCCGGGGCGGATGCGGCGCTCTGCCTGGGCGTGCTGGCGGCGCTGTCCGCCGTGGGCCTGCTGCTGGCGGTGCCCTTCCTGGGCCACCCCACCCCGCCACCCGGCGAGGCGGCGGAGGCCGGCCACGGCTTCGTCCTGCCCGACCGCGCCATGCTGGGGCTGGGAATCCTCGCCCTGCTGGCCTTCTTCACCGAGGGCGCGGTGGCCGACTGGTCCGCCCTCTACCTGATCGGCAACGGTGCCTCCGACGCGGCCGCCGCCGGCGGCTTCGCGGCCTTCTCGCTCGCCATGACGCTCGGCCGACTGACGGGCGACGCGGTGGTGCGCCGCTTGGGGGGCGAGCGCGCGCTGCGCTGGGGCGGGACGCTCGCGGCAGCGGGCCTGCTGCTCGCCCTGGCCGTGCCGCGGCTGGAGGCGGGGATGACCGGCCTCGCCCTGGTGGGGCTGGGCCTGTCCAACGCCGCCCCCGTGCTGTTCACCGCCGCCGGGCGCGCGGGTGGGGCCACGCCGGGACGCGGCGTCGCCGCCGTGGCAACCCTGGGCTATGCCGGGATGCTGGCCGGGCCGCCGCTGATCGGCTTCCTCGCCCAGGGCGCCAGCCTGCGCGTGGCCCTGCTGCTCCTCGCCCTGGCCCCGGCGCTGATCGCCCTGCGCGCCGTGGCGGCCCGGGAACAGCCAACCTGA
- a CDS encoding ABC transporter ATP-binding protein has translation MSAPLSEAAVPKIRLRGLRKAFGAKQVLDGVDLDVMPGHSMVILGGSGSGKSVTIKCILGIITPDSGTIEIDGKDLLAMSRAERRAVLDRTGMLFQNAALFDSLPVWENVAFKLLAQRRLNRAQARDRAAEVLAQVGLDASVGDLSPAELSGGMQKRVGLARAIASEPEMLFFDEPTTGLDPIMGAVIDGLIVDCVKRLGATAVSITHDMSSARRIGDDAAMIHHGRIVWTGPAASLGETGNAMVDQFARGERDGPIAMELRK, from the coding sequence ATGAGCGCCCCCCTCTCGGAAGCGGCCGTCCCCAAGATCCGCCTGCGCGGGCTGCGCAAGGCCTTCGGCGCCAAGCAGGTGCTGGACGGGGTGGACCTGGACGTGATGCCCGGCCATTCCATGGTCATCCTGGGCGGGTCGGGCTCCGGCAAGTCCGTCACCATCAAGTGCATCCTGGGCATTATCACGCCCGATTCCGGCACGATCGAGATCGACGGCAAGGATCTGCTGGCGATGAGCCGGGCTGAGCGGCGCGCGGTGCTGGACCGCACCGGCATGCTGTTCCAGAACGCCGCCCTGTTCGACAGCCTGCCGGTCTGGGAGAACGTCGCCTTCAAGCTGCTGGCGCAGCGGCGGCTGAACCGGGCGCAGGCGCGCGACCGGGCGGCGGAGGTGCTGGCCCAGGTCGGGCTCGATGCCAGCGTCGGCGACCTTTCCCCCGCCGAGCTGTCGGGCGGCATGCAGAAGCGCGTGGGCCTCGCGCGCGCCATCGCCTCCGAGCCGGAGATGCTGTTCTTCGACGAGCCCACCACCGGGCTCGACCCGATCATGGGCGCGGTGATCGACGGGCTGATCGTGGATTGCGTGAAGCGCCTGGGCGCCACCGCCGTCTCCATCACCCACGACATGTCCAGCGCCCGGCGCATCGGCGACGATGCGGCGATGATCCACCACGGGCGGATCGTCTGGACCGGCCCGGCTGCGAGCCTGGGCGAGACGGGCAACGCCATGGTGGATCAGTTCGCCCGCGGCGAGCGCGACGGGCCCATCGCCATGGAGCTGCGGAAGTAG
- a CDS encoding MlaE family ABC transporter permease: protein MNALLDAVARLGRGGLDLCRSVGAVTLFALEALSGLVRPPFHGRQFVRAFVETAYFSLPVVALTAVFTGMVLALQSYTGFSRFSAESAVASIVVISLTRELGPVLAGLMVAGRIGASFAAEIGTMRVTDQIDALTTLSTDPMKYLVTPRLLAGILAMPLLVLVADVLGVMGGWLVATLKLDFTSGAYLKATFDALQTMDVVSGLVKAAVFGFVITLMGTWCGYNSKGGAQGVGGSTTAAVVTSSILILALDYVLTEAFFSR from the coding sequence GTGAACGCCCTGCTCGACGCCGTCGCCCGGCTTGGCCGGGGCGGGCTCGACCTGTGCCGCTCGGTCGGTGCCGTGACGCTCTTCGCGCTGGAGGCGCTGTCGGGCCTGGTGCGGCCGCCCTTCCACGGCCGCCAGTTCGTGCGCGCCTTCGTCGAGACGGCCTATTTCTCGCTGCCGGTGGTGGCGCTGACGGCGGTCTTCACCGGCATGGTGCTGGCGCTGCAATCCTATACCGGCTTCTCGCGCTTCAGCGCGGAGAGCGCGGTGGCCTCGATCGTCGTCATCTCCCTGACGCGGGAGCTGGGGCCGGTGCTGGCCGGGCTGATGGTGGCCGGGCGGATCGGCGCCTCCTTCGCGGCCGAGATCGGCACCATGCGCGTCACCGACCAGATCGACGCGCTGACCACCCTCTCCACCGACCCGATGAAGTACCTCGTCACGCCCCGCCTGCTGGCCGGCATCCTGGCCATGCCGCTGCTGGTGCTGGTGGCGGACGTGCTGGGGGTGATGGGCGGCTGGCTGGTGGCGACGCTGAAGCTGGACTTCACCTCCGGCGCCTACCTCAAGGCCACCTTCGACGCGCTGCAGACGATGGACGTGGTGTCCGGGCTGGTGAAGGCCGCGGTCTTCGGCTTCGTCATCACGCTGATGGGCACCTGGTGCGGCTACAACTCCAAGGGCGGGGCCCAGGGGGTGGGCGGCTCCACCACCGCCGCGGTCGTGACCTCCTCCATCCTGATCCTGGCGCTGGACTACGTGCTGACCGAGGCCTTCTTCTCGCGATGA
- a CDS encoding GNAT family N-acetyltransferase, whose translation MGTTTTASEATLRDERQEDAAAIAVLVAAAFDGAPHASGAEAALVGALRRAGALTLSLVAESGGALVGLLVGHVAFSPVRIGGAASNWHGLGPVAVRPDRQRGGIGTALVRAGLERLRALGSGGCVVLGDPGFYGRLGFRPDPRLWLEGVPPEYFQALAFSAGTPEGAVTYHPAFDATAPEREPPPR comes from the coding sequence ATGGGGACCACGACCACGGCGAGTGAGGCGACCCTGCGCGACGAGCGGCAGGAGGATGCGGCGGCCATCGCCGTCCTGGTCGCCGCGGCCTTCGACGGCGCGCCCCATGCCAGCGGCGCCGAGGCGGCGCTGGTCGGCGCCCTGCGCCGGGCCGGGGCGCTGACCCTCTCCCTGGTGGCGGAATCCGGCGGCGCCCTGGTCGGCCTCCTGGTCGGGCATGTCGCCTTCTCGCCGGTGCGGATCGGGGGCGCGGCGTCGAACTGGCACGGGCTGGGGCCGGTCGCGGTCCGGCCGGACCGCCAGCGCGGGGGAATCGGCACGGCGCTGGTGCGGGCGGGGCTGGAACGGCTGCGGGCGCTGGGGTCGGGGGGCTGCGTGGTGCTGGGCGACCCGGGCTTCTACGGCCGCCTCGGCTTCCGGCCCGACCCCCGCCTGTGGCTGGAGGGCGTGCCGCCGGAATACTTCCAGGCCCTGGCCTTCTCGGCCGGGACGCCCGAAGGTGCCGTCACCTACCACCCCGCCTTCGACGCCACCGCGCCGGAGCGGGAACCACCCCCGCGGTAA
- a CDS encoding replicative DNA helicase: MNAVDQSGSLLGLSQRLPPQNLEAEQALLGALLANNKAYERVSDFLAAEHFADPIHGRIFAAIQRRLEAGQLADVVTLRAEFEHSGVLDEVGGPAYLAQLLTAMVGIINAGEYARVIHDAWIRRQLVDLGEVVVNRAFGVEADLDGKGQLEAAEQALFDLSKEGGAEGGLISFDRALVRAVEMAEKAFTNGSGVSGLSTGLRDVDAKMGGLHPSDLLILAGRPAMGKTALATKIAFGAARSILREAQAENPNAVPKGGVAVFSLEMSADQLATRLLSENSRISGDRIRRGEIGQRDFDRFVETSRELASLPIYIDDTPAITISAMRTRCRRLKRTRGLDLIVVDYLQLMRPAAGTRPESRVLEISQITQGLKAIAKELSVPVIALSQLSRQVESREDKRPQLSDLRESGSIEQDADVVMFVYRDEYYLAQRGPKQMNFDNDAKFAEAMDKWQQDMERAHNKAELIISKQRHGPTGTIHLFFEGEFTRFGDLDHTHGDHDHGE; this comes from the coding sequence ATGAACGCGGTCGACCAGAGCGGCAGCCTGCTGGGGCTCTCCCAGCGCCTCCCGCCGCAGAACCTGGAGGCCGAGCAGGCCCTGCTGGGTGCGCTGCTGGCCAACAACAAGGCCTATGAGCGGGTCTCGGACTTCCTGGCGGCGGAGCATTTCGCCGACCCGATCCATGGCCGCATCTTCGCCGCCATCCAGCGCCGGCTGGAGGCGGGGCAGCTCGCCGACGTGGTCACGCTGCGCGCCGAGTTCGAGCATTCCGGCGTGCTGGACGAGGTGGGCGGGCCCGCCTACCTGGCCCAGCTCCTCACCGCCATGGTCGGCATCATCAACGCGGGCGAGTATGCCCGGGTGATCCACGATGCCTGGATCCGCCGCCAGCTGGTGGATCTGGGCGAGGTGGTGGTGAACCGCGCCTTCGGGGTGGAGGCCGATCTCGACGGCAAGGGCCAGTTGGAGGCTGCCGAGCAGGCGCTGTTCGACCTCTCCAAGGAAGGCGGGGCGGAGGGCGGGCTGATCAGCTTCGACCGCGCCCTGGTCCGCGCCGTGGAGATGGCGGAGAAGGCCTTCACCAACGGCTCCGGCGTCTCCGGCCTGTCCACCGGGCTGCGCGACGTGGACGCCAAGATGGGCGGGCTGCATCCCTCGGACCTGCTGATCCTCGCCGGCCGCCCGGCCATGGGCAAGACGGCGCTGGCGACCAAGATCGCCTTCGGGGCGGCACGCTCCATCCTGCGCGAGGCCCAGGCGGAGAACCCCAACGCCGTGCCCAAGGGCGGGGTCGCCGTCTTCTCGCTGGAGATGAGCGCGGACCAGCTCGCGACCCGCCTGCTGTCGGAGAACTCCCGCATCTCGGGCGACCGGATCCGGCGCGGCGAGATCGGGCAGCGCGACTTCGACCGCTTCGTCGAGACCTCGCGGGAGCTGGCGTCGTTGCCGATCTACATCGACGACACGCCCGCCATCACCATCTCCGCCATGCGCACCCGCTGCCGGCGCCTCAAGCGCACGCGCGGGCTGGACCTGATCGTGGTGGACTACCTCCAGCTGATGCGCCCCGCCGCCGGCACCCGGCCGGAGAGCCGGGTGCTGGAGATCAGCCAGATCACCCAGGGGCTGAAGGCGATCGCCAAGGAGCTGTCCGTCCCGGTGATCGCGCTCTCCCAGCTTTCCCGTCAGGTGGAGTCGCGCGAGGACAAGCGGCCGCAGCTCTCGGACCTGCGCGAATCGGGCTCGATCGAGCAGGATGCGGACGTGGTGATGTTCGTCTACCGTGACGAATACTACCTGGCGCAGCGCGGGCCGAAGCAGATGAACTTCGACAACGACGCGAAGTTCGCCGAGGCGATGGACAAGTGGCAGCAGGACATGGAGCGCGCCCACAACAAGGCGGAGCTCATCATCTCCAAGCAGCGCCACGGCCCCACCGGCACCATCCACCTGTTCTTCGAGGGCGAGTTCACCCGCTTCGGCGACCTGGACCACACGCATGGGGACCACGACCACGGCGAGTGA
- the rplI gene encoding 50S ribosomal protein L9: MIDVILMQRVEKLGQMGDRVTVRPGYARNFLLPQGKAIRANAANLARFETERAQLEAQNLKRREEAERIAERMDGLAVVLIRQAGEGGNLYGSVSPRDIADACRDAGLGVERAQVLLEHPIKTLGLHTVRIALHPEVDLPVVVNIARSPEEADKQARGEDLRAEQEAEEESLEAELAAELSDLGAARD; encoded by the coding sequence ATGATCGACGTCATCCTGATGCAGCGGGTCGAGAAGCTCGGCCAGATGGGCGACCGCGTAACGGTCCGTCCCGGCTATGCCCGCAACTTCCTCCTTCCCCAGGGCAAGGCGATCCGCGCCAATGCCGCCAACCTCGCCCGCTTCGAGACGGAGCGCGCCCAGCTGGAGGCGCAGAACCTGAAGCGCCGCGAGGAAGCCGAGCGCATCGCCGAGCGTATGGACGGGCTGGCCGTCGTGCTGATCCGCCAGGCGGGCGAGGGCGGCAACCTCTACGGCTCCGTCTCGCCGCGCGACATCGCCGATGCCTGCCGCGACGCCGGCCTGGGCGTGGAGCGGGCGCAGGTGCTGCTGGAGCACCCGATCAAGACCCTGGGCCTGCACACCGTGCGCATCGCCCTGCACCCCGAGGTGGACCTGCCGGTGGTGGTGAACATCGCCCGCAGCCCCGAGGAGGCGGACAAGCAGGCCCGCGGCGAGGATCTGCGCGCCGAGCAGGAGGCCGAGGAGGAGAGCCTGGAGGCCGAGCTGGCCGCCGAGCTGTCCGATCTGGGCGCCGCGCGGGATTGA
- the rpsR gene encoding 30S ribosomal protein S18 — MSETTDLSPAARRPAVGARRPFYRRRKSCPFSGPNAPKIDYKDVRLLSRFLSERGKIVPSRITAVSAKKQRELANAIKRARFLALLPYVIND; from the coding sequence ATGTCCGAGACGACCGACCTCTCCCCCGCCGCCCGCCGCCCGGCCGTCGGCGCCCGCCGCCCGTTCTACCGCCGGCGGAAGTCCTGCCCCTTCTCCGGCCCGAACGCGCCGAAGATCGACTACAAGGACGTGCGCCTGCTGAGCCGCTTCCTGAGCGAGCGCGGCAAGATCGTGCCCTCCCGCATCACGGCGGTCTCCGCCAAGAAGCAGCGCGAGCTGGCGAACGCCATCAAGCGCGCCCGCTTCCTGGCGCTGCTGCCCTACGTCATCAACGACTGA
- the rpsF gene encoding 30S ribosomal protein S6, with protein sequence MPLYETVLIARNDLTQQQVEAVADQVASILAEQGGEIRKREYWGLRGLAYRIKKNRKAHYMLLGLDCPPAAEQEVARQLGLNEDVLRHMTLRVEEITEEPSAILARRGEDRERDRGFRGPRPAGRFTSGRRERGDDREEFRARPRDEMEPAGQGEE encoded by the coding sequence ATGCCGCTCTACGAAACCGTGCTCATCGCACGTAACGATCTCACGCAGCAGCAGGTCGAGGCGGTGGCCGATCAGGTCGCCTCCATCCTGGCCGAGCAGGGCGGCGAGATCCGCAAGCGGGAGTACTGGGGCCTGCGCGGCCTCGCCTACCGCATCAAGAAGAACCGCAAGGCGCACTACATGCTCCTCGGCCTCGACTGCCCGCCGGCGGCCGAGCAGGAGGTCGCGCGTCAGCTCGGCCTGAACGAGGACGTGCTGCGCCACATGACGCTGCGCGTGGAAGAGATCACCGAGGAGCCCTCCGCCATCCTGGCCCGCCGTGGCGAGGACCGCGAGCGCGATCGCGGCTTCCGTGGCCCCCGCCCGGCCGGCCGCTTCACCTCCGGCCGCCGCGAGCGCGGCGACGACCGCGAGGAGTTCCGCGCCCGTCCCCGCGACGAGATGGAACCTGCCGGCCAGGGCGAGGAGTAA
- a CDS encoding TonB-dependent receptor translates to MSRFGSIGLSASHTALVASLSLGAAAIAPFAAQAQTAATGTGDPATSATRPQPEGAYSVPEVRVEGARPSNTLQAPTGISRLPGTVQDTPQTIRTVSPEVMEQQNVTSLEQALRNVPGVTATIGEGNGGVTGDQFRIRGFSAQNDVFVDGLRDFGSYQRDTFNIEEVQVLLGPSGFAMGTNTVGGAINSTARTARLGNSISGVVTGGMGPFARVVADVNRQIGETAAIRMVVMGQQSDLVDRDMQQVSRWGIAPSVAVGLGTDTTFTVDYMHYRDWSSIDGGIPFITPWGQNGRPATEFGLRRANSYNLENDRDNVTVDRLTARLVHRATEWLTIANDTRLTFVDRYTSLTAPVCGGSTASYSAFLASCSGRFLNGLNTALTYGGGSNAPYHQENWAIQNITTATARFNTGPLRHELVGGLDIWHESVDRTAYPYLSTASRTSGLFTPEINNNLMLPTGAANNRRETDNDNVALFLNERMWLIPEVSIFAGVRWTKYNLDYQAGAPGATPTTDLSVSDSFWDPRAGIIFEPTPNQTYYFSYSTSSTPPGSLFTTFPAGVNAAADTGKPERNTNLEVGAKIGILDNRLGLSAALFQVEKDNATQQDPNDPTAVIQTSDKQRVRGVELGVSGRITPDWTINAAYTYLDSETTRSTTAANVGKRVQYVPENAASLWTTYEIAPQSPWNVTVGGGITWRDKIYANAANTAEVPANFSLDALLSHRINQNVTIAVNGYNLTDETNYGAVFGNRAVVLAGRTVLGSLRVNF, encoded by the coding sequence ATGAGCCGTTTCGGTTCCATCGGCCTGTCCGCATCGCACACGGCCCTGGTGGCCAGCCTGAGCCTCGGGGCGGCGGCCATCGCGCCCTTCGCCGCCCAGGCGCAGACCGCCGCCACCGGCACGGGCGATCCCGCCACGTCCGCGACGCGGCCCCAGCCGGAGGGTGCCTACTCCGTGCCGGAGGTCCGGGTGGAAGGCGCCCGCCCCTCCAACACCCTGCAGGCCCCGACCGGCATCTCCCGCCTGCCGGGCACGGTGCAGGACACGCCGCAGACCATCCGCACCGTCTCGCCGGAGGTGATGGAGCAGCAGAACGTCACCTCGCTGGAGCAGGCGCTGCGCAACGTCCCCGGCGTGACCGCGACCATCGGCGAGGGCAATGGCGGCGTCACCGGCGACCAGTTCCGCATCCGCGGCTTCAGCGCCCAGAACGACGTCTTCGTGGACGGGCTGCGCGACTTCGGCTCCTACCAGCGCGACACCTTCAACATCGAGGAGGTGCAGGTCCTGCTCGGCCCCTCCGGCTTCGCGATGGGCACCAACACGGTCGGTGGCGCCATCAACAGCACGGCGCGCACCGCCCGGCTGGGCAACAGCATCAGCGGCGTGGTGACCGGCGGCATGGGCCCCTTCGCCCGCGTCGTGGCCGACGTGAACCGCCAGATCGGCGAGACCGCCGCGATCCGCATGGTGGTGATGGGCCAGCAGAGCGACCTGGTGGACCGTGACATGCAGCAGGTCTCGCGCTGGGGCATCGCGCCCTCCGTCGCGGTCGGGCTGGGCACGGACACCACCTTCACGGTGGACTACATGCACTACCGCGACTGGAGCTCGATCGACGGCGGCATCCCCTTCATCACGCCCTGGGGACAGAATGGGCGCCCGGCCACCGAGTTCGGCCTGCGCCGTGCCAATTCCTACAACCTGGAGAACGACCGCGACAACGTCACCGTCGACCGGCTGACCGCGCGGCTGGTGCACCGCGCGACGGAATGGCTGACGATCGCCAATGACACGCGCCTGACCTTCGTCGACCGCTACACCTCGCTGACGGCGCCGGTCTGCGGCGGCAGCACGGCGAGCTACAGCGCCTTCCTCGCCAGCTGCTCCGGCCGCTTCCTGAACGGGCTCAACACGGCCCTCACCTATGGCGGCGGCTCGAACGCGCCCTACCATCAGGAGAACTGGGCGATCCAGAACATCACCACCGCGACGGCGCGCTTCAACACCGGGCCGCTGCGGCACGAGCTGGTCGGCGGCCTCGACATCTGGCACGAATCGGTCGACCGCACCGCCTATCCCTACCTGTCCACCGCCTCCCGCACCTCCGGCCTCTTCACGCCCGAGATCAACAACAACCTGATGCTGCCCACGGGCGCCGCCAACAACCGGCGCGAGACGGACAACGACAACGTCGCCCTGTTCCTGAACGAGCGCATGTGGCTGATCCCGGAGGTCTCGATCTTCGCCGGCGTGCGCTGGACGAAGTACAACCTGGACTACCAGGCCGGCGCCCCCGGCGCCACGCCGACCACCGACCTCAGCGTCAGCGACAGCTTCTGGGACCCGCGCGCGGGCATCATCTTCGAGCCGACGCCGAACCAGACCTACTACTTCTCCTACTCCACCTCCTCCACCCCGCCGGGCAGCCTGTTCACGACCTTCCCCGCCGGCGTCAACGCGGCCGCCGACACCGGCAAGCCGGAGCGCAACACCAACCTGGAGGTCGGCGCCAAGATCGGCATCCTGGACAACCGGCTCGGCCTCAGCGCGGCGCTGTTCCAGGTGGAGAAGGACAACGCCACGCAGCAGGACCCGAACGACCCGACCGCCGTCATCCAGACCAGCGACAAGCAGCGCGTGCGCGGCGTCGAGCTGGGCGTGAGCGGCCGCATCACCCCAGATTGGACGATCAACGCCGCCTATACCTACCTGGACAGCGAGACGACGCGCTCCACCACCGCGGCCAATGTCGGCAAGCGCGTGCAGTACGTCCCGGAGAACGCCGCCTCGCTCTGGACCACCTATGAGATCGCCCCGCAGTCGCCCTGGAACGTGACGGTCGGCGGCGGCATCACCTGGCGCGACAAGATCTACGCGAACGCCGCCAACACCGCCGAGGTGCCGGCCAACTTCAGCCTCGACGCGCTGCTCTCGCACCGGATCAACCAGAACGTCACGATCGCGGTGAACGGCTACAACCTGACGGACGAGACGAACTACGGCGCCGTCTTCGGCAACCGTGCCGTGGTGCTGGCCGGGCGGACCGTGCTGGGAAGCCTGCGGGTCAACTTCTGA